Proteins encoded by one window of Bryobacteraceae bacterium:
- a CDS encoding PIG-L family deacetylase produces MRRRDFFSYAMAAAASAQTPAPFLERAAAGKPHQGKVLLAVQAHSDDIPLNSAGTVAKLVEEGYTGYLVRASNDDMGDERGLGTPGSIGDNVLGNERDNAKLVPILGLKGKFDLNYNNHMMAGVSQNEVMARLIFIIRLVKADTVVCWDPWAHDEENPDHYMVARALEAACWIAGRDHDFPEHFAAGLQPHAVREKYYFARRPEVTRVVDITSVIDKKVEANRANVAKGPAGTNGSRLRADLARRNLRLPLLDGDDTAADRAYIKQFVLSRNRDLGRRHGVEFAEAFHYIGPGSARTSRLEEYIKQNAVPLR; encoded by the coding sequence ATGCGACGGCGCGACTTCTTCTCCTACGCCATGGCGGCAGCGGCATCCGCCCAGACTCCGGCTCCCTTCCTGGAGCGCGCGGCGGCGGGCAAGCCGCATCAGGGCAAGGTGCTCCTGGCGGTGCAGGCGCACTCCGACGACATTCCGTTGAACTCAGCGGGCACGGTGGCAAAGCTCGTGGAAGAAGGCTACACGGGCTATCTGGTGCGCGCCTCCAACGACGATATGGGCGACGAACGCGGGCTCGGCACGCCTGGATCGATCGGCGACAACGTGCTTGGGAACGAGCGCGACAACGCCAAGCTCGTGCCGATTCTCGGGCTGAAGGGCAAGTTCGATCTCAACTACAACAACCACATGATGGCCGGCGTTTCGCAAAACGAGGTCATGGCCCGGCTGATCTTCATCATTCGGCTGGTGAAGGCGGATACGGTGGTCTGCTGGGACCCGTGGGCTCACGATGAGGAAAATCCGGACCACTATATGGTGGCCCGGGCGCTGGAGGCGGCGTGCTGGATCGCCGGGCGCGACCACGACTTTCCGGAGCACTTCGCGGCCGGATTGCAGCCGCACGCGGTGCGCGAGAAGTACTACTTCGCACGGCGTCCCGAGGTGACGCGGGTGGTGGATATCACGAGCGTGATCGACAAGAAGGTGGAAGCGAACCGGGCGAACGTGGCGAAGGGTCCGGCGGGGACCAACGGCTCGCGGCTGCGCGCGGACCTGGCGCGGAGGAACCTGCGGCTGCCGCTGCTCGACGGCGACGACACCGCGGCGGATCGCGCCTATATCAAGCAGTTCGTGCTCTCGCGCAACCGCGACCTCGGCCGACGGCACGGCGTCGAGTTCGCGGAGGCGTTCCACTACATTGGCCCGGGCTCCGCGCGGACGTCGCGCCTGGAAGAGTACATCAAGCAGAACGCGGTTCCGCTACGCTGA
- a CDS encoding DUF4384 domain-containing protein, with product MRYLLSLGVVSALFSASAGAQGLTARELFYRDDAAAEAAPKSGGTKAKGPVARRKRPPAEKKGGIEIAVEKPPVVGPPRTGKPETRNAEVRTPDGSQVIRAATNFGVRYNVVQITDRSTKAHQAVDPDTRFRAGDCLAIELMSNRDGYLYVFNQASSGAWQVLLPSVEMADQPNTLRRGRTQVVPGDYCFELDDKPGTEKLLVVLTERQQDVHDLGDAIRAKPEPERGGTLLAANRPINQRIEMLRADQLIGRDIKIAKIGTTVSEGEPAHSVYAVRAAEGPDERLVLDIQLRHE from the coding sequence ATGCGGTACTTACTATCCTTGGGCGTTGTGTCGGCCCTCTTCTCCGCGTCCGCCGGAGCCCAGGGGCTCACCGCCCGCGAGCTGTTCTACCGTGACGACGCCGCCGCCGAAGCAGCGCCGAAGTCGGGTGGAACCAAGGCCAAGGGCCCGGTCGCCAGGAGAAAAAGGCCCCCGGCGGAGAAGAAAGGCGGCATCGAGATCGCGGTGGAGAAGCCGCCTGTGGTCGGCCCTCCGCGGACCGGTAAGCCCGAGACCAGGAACGCCGAGGTCCGGACGCCCGACGGCTCTCAGGTGATCCGCGCTGCCACCAACTTCGGCGTGCGGTACAACGTCGTCCAGATCACCGATCGCTCCACCAAGGCGCACCAGGCGGTGGACCCCGATACGCGCTTCCGCGCCGGTGATTGCCTCGCCATCGAGCTGATGAGCAACCGGGACGGGTACCTCTACGTTTTCAACCAGGCATCGAGTGGGGCGTGGCAGGTGCTGCTGCCTTCGGTTGAGATGGCCGACCAGCCGAACACCCTTCGCCGCGGGCGCACGCAGGTCGTTCCAGGCGATTACTGCTTCGAGCTCGACGACAAGCCGGGAACCGAGAAACTGCTCGTCGTCCTGACCGAGCGCCAACAGGACGTGCACGACCTGGGCGATGCCATCCGCGCGAAGCCCGAGCCGGAACGGGGTGGGACACTGCTGGCGGCCAATCGGCCGATCAATCAACGGATCGAAATGCTTCGCGCGGATCAGCTCATCGGGCGCGACATTAAGATCGCCAAGATCGGTACCACGGTCTCCGAGGGAGAACCCGCGCATTCGGTCTATGCCGTTCGCGCTGCCGAGGGTCCCGACGAGCGGCTCGTGCTCGACATCCAGTTGCGTCATGAATAG
- a CDS encoding DUF4384 domain-containing protein — MNRAAALLLLCTAAASAAERAGIEVVLERERGEWQAIDPRTVLDAGDHIRFRLNSGAAGWLYVYAAESGGKRGWLIPEGPKDTGYRVEAGAAYRIPASPASYTVSGPEGYDVLYWILSPRPLAAELLLPAKPDAPRTLRPRCPESLPAGDPCLDDHAGPSLAAKPISRPVQGLRARALQIDRRDAVTLIEPADRSLGLIVYEFHLAHRGPK, encoded by the coding sequence ATGAATAGAGCCGCGGCACTGCTACTGCTATGCACCGCTGCCGCTTCCGCCGCCGAGCGGGCCGGCATCGAAGTCGTGCTCGAACGCGAACGGGGCGAGTGGCAGGCCATTGACCCGCGCACGGTGCTCGACGCGGGGGACCACATCCGCTTCCGCCTCAACTCGGGCGCCGCCGGCTGGCTCTACGTCTACGCGGCCGAGTCGGGCGGTAAGCGTGGGTGGCTCATCCCCGAGGGGCCCAAGGATACCGGCTACCGCGTGGAGGCCGGCGCCGCATACCGCATTCCGGCGTCGCCTGCTTCGTACACGGTAAGCGGCCCGGAGGGTTACGACGTGCTCTACTGGATCCTGTCGCCGCGTCCCCTGGCGGCCGAACTTCTGTTGCCGGCCAAGCCGGACGCACCACGGACCCTGCGTCCGCGATGCCCCGAATCCCTGCCCGCGGGCGACCCGTGTCTCGACGACCATGCCGGTCCCTCGTTGGCGGCAAAGCCCATCAGCCGCCCGGTACAAGGCCTTCGCGCGCGGGCGCTTCAGATCGACCGCCGCGATGCCGTGACGCTGATCGAACCGGCTGACCGCTCGCTTGGCCTCATCGTCTACGAATTCCACCTCGCGCACCGGGGGCCGAAATGA
- a CDS encoding caspase family protein: protein MSAKAPPARLQRSESVSRVSLKLPAACLLIAAAGWAQQPPADPLAGRDIKTVRIGGDIAAPVAVPRGYAVVIGISKYKNLSDDQQLQFAERDAESIYQVLISREAGNIEFGNIKKLFGADATRENIRQAIEEWLPSRATAADRVIVYFVGHGLVDANRAGYLAPYDVDIARVAGTAYPMSALSEALSRNKARWKVLLTDACHSGKVTPESTFESVNDAFRQLPRGFLTLNSSRESERSFEDPKLGHGVFSYFLAQAWMGQADDDPADGIVTADEMVNYVRREVSRYVRAQKERQTPTDHGDFPNDLLLGYAPSRREKLAVNTELTNGTLVVEANLEGVEVFVDNQRYGVASPGKPVQIPGLASGDHAVRGAHPAFESVRQTITLGPGATQTVTLRMQYRKTVKPGAKAKYDDAASIWDRSKGSPKDLAKARGLLDEALRDDARYAAAHLLRCRVQAALNDSPGAVKSCRAAVNLDETSAEARVMLGVVLLQSGDAAEAVRELQKAVEITPGDAYSQSVLSEALVQVDRYPEAEKAAGASIARNAASAQAFLMRGEARLLQDKHAEAAADYQEALRLSDFGSGALRTVAFFAIGHGITKHRSGRQVLHRSQKAAAYFGLCSCEFAMKNFIRAIGYCERALKEDKSDADTYVLMGQNYLELFNRDNRRDYLGSAQESLESALRLAPWHERQRELKSQLGQIRELLPRVR from the coding sequence ATGAGCGCAAAGGCCCCTCCGGCGCGGCTCCAACGGAGCGAGTCCGTTTCGCGCGTCTCTCTCAAACTACCCGCGGCCTGCCTGCTCATCGCCGCCGCCGGGTGGGCCCAGCAGCCGCCCGCCGACCCGCTCGCCGGACGCGACATCAAGACCGTCCGCATCGGCGGCGACATCGCCGCGCCCGTGGCAGTGCCGCGCGGCTACGCCGTCGTGATCGGAATTTCCAAATACAAGAACCTTTCCGATGACCAGCAACTCCAGTTCGCCGAGCGCGACGCCGAGTCCATCTACCAGGTGCTCATCAGCCGCGAGGCCGGCAACATCGAGTTCGGAAACATCAAGAAGTTGTTCGGCGCGGATGCCACCCGCGAGAATATCCGCCAGGCGATCGAGGAATGGCTCCCTTCGCGCGCCACGGCGGCGGACCGCGTGATCGTCTACTTCGTCGGCCACGGGCTGGTCGACGCCAACCGCGCCGGCTACCTCGCGCCCTACGACGTCGACATCGCTCGGGTCGCCGGAACCGCCTATCCGATGAGCGCGCTGAGCGAGGCCCTCTCCCGCAACAAGGCGCGCTGGAAGGTGCTGCTCACCGACGCGTGCCATTCCGGCAAGGTGACGCCCGAAAGCACGTTTGAATCCGTGAACGACGCATTCCGCCAACTGCCGCGCGGGTTTCTCACGTTGAACTCCAGCCGCGAATCCGAACGCAGCTTCGAGGATCCGAAGCTCGGCCATGGCGTGTTCTCCTACTTCCTCGCGCAAGCCTGGATGGGACAGGCCGACGACGACCCCGCTGACGGCATCGTCACCGCCGACGAGATGGTGAACTACGTGCGCCGCGAGGTTTCCCGTTATGTGCGCGCTCAAAAAGAGAGGCAGACACCCACGGACCACGGCGATTTCCCCAATGACCTGCTGCTCGGCTACGCTCCGTCCCGCCGCGAAAAGCTCGCCGTCAACACGGAACTTACCAACGGGACCCTCGTCGTCGAAGCGAACCTGGAAGGCGTCGAGGTCTTCGTCGACAACCAGCGCTACGGCGTCGCCTCGCCGGGCAAACCCGTGCAGATTCCCGGCCTCGCGTCCGGCGATCACGCGGTCCGCGGCGCCCACCCGGCTTTCGAGTCGGTGCGCCAGACGATCACGCTCGGGCCCGGCGCTACGCAAACCGTAACGCTCCGCATGCAGTACCGGAAGACGGTGAAACCGGGCGCGAAGGCCAAGTATGACGATGCGGCGTCGATCTGGGATCGTTCCAAGGGGTCACCCAAGGACCTGGCGAAAGCCCGCGGCCTTCTCGACGAGGCCCTGCGCGACGACGCCCGGTACGCCGCCGCCCACTTGCTGCGCTGCCGCGTGCAGGCGGCTTTGAACGACAGTCCCGGCGCGGTGAAATCCTGCCGCGCCGCGGTGAATCTCGATGAGACATCGGCTGAGGCGCGCGTGATGCTCGGCGTGGTCCTGCTGCAATCGGGCGACGCGGCCGAGGCCGTGCGCGAGCTACAGAAGGCGGTGGAGATCACGCCGGGCGATGCCTACTCACAGAGCGTGCTCTCCGAAGCGCTGGTCCAGGTGGATCGCTACCCGGAGGCCGAGAAAGCCGCTGGCGCCTCCATCGCGCGCAACGCTGCGTCGGCGCAGGCCTTCCTGATGCGCGGCGAGGCTCGGCTTCTGCAGGACAAACACGCCGAAGCCGCCGCCGACTATCAGGAAGCGTTGCGCCTTTCCGACTTCGGGTCCGGTGCGCTGCGCACCGTGGCTTTTTTCGCCATCGGACACGGGATCACGAAGCACCGGTCCGGCCGTCAGGTGCTGCACCGGTCCCAAAAGGCGGCTGCGTATTTCGGGCTCTGCTCGTGCGAGTTCGCGATGAAGAACTTCATCCGCGCCATCGGCTATTGCGAGCGGGCGCTCAAGGAGGACAAGTCCGACGCCGACACCTATGTCCTCATGGGCCAGAACTACCTCGAGCTGTTCAATCGCGACAACCGACGCGACTATCTCGGGTCGGCGCAGGAGAGCCTGGAGAGCGCGCTCCGCCTGGCCCCGTGGCACGAGCGGCAGCGCGAACTGAAATCGCAACTGGGACAGATCCGGGAACTGCTGCCTCGGGTGCGGTAG